In the Hordeum vulgare subsp. vulgare chromosome 7H, MorexV3_pseudomolecules_assembly, whole genome shotgun sequence genome, one interval contains:
- the LOC123411446 gene encoding IQ domain-containing protein IQM6-like isoform X1 has product MEAAAAMHQGEREFYEVTIENKMMMYRLSRKIVDTSEGPKDAKWIFVLSTTKILYIGSKSKGTFQHSSFLAGGATSAAGRLVVANGILKAVWPHSGHYRPTEANFREFMKYLRKRNVDLTDVKLSPTEGEEDEWLRRSLSQMDLSAVVLLPLLTYGFKLGITGAAISTVASHFSPCPCALLLPLVHPTESGRRDRVC; this is encoded by the exons ATGGAAGCTGCTGCAGCAATGCATCAG GGAGAGAGGGAGTTCTATGAGGTAACGATCGAGAATAAGATGATGATGTACAGGCTGAGCCGCAAGATTGTCGACACGTCCGAGGGGCCCAAGGATGCAAAATGGATCTTTGTGTTGAGCACAACGAAAATTCTGTACATAGGCTCG AAAAGCAAAGGGACATTTCAGCACTCCAGCTTCCTTGCCGGTGGAGCCACATCTGCTGCCGGGAGATTAGTCGTCGCGAACGGGATCCTAAAG GCTGTCTGGCCTCATAGCGGGCACTACCGGCCCACGGAGGCGAACTTCCGGGAGTTCATGAAGTATCTCAGGAAGAGGAACGTCGATCTCACGGATGTGAAG TTGAGCCCAACAGAAGGCGAGGAGGACGAATGGCTGAGGAGGAGCCTCTCCCAGATGGATCTTTCTGCTGTGGTCCTTCTTCCGCTACTTACATATGGTTTTAAGCTTGGTATAACAGGAGCCGCAATTTCTACAGTCGCATCCCA TTTTTCGCCATGTCCATGTGCCCTGTTGCTGCCACTTGTGCATCCAACAGAGTCAGGAAGGCGAGATAGAGTATGTTGA
- the LOC123411446 gene encoding IQ domain-containing protein IQM6-like isoform X2, which produces MMMYRLSRKIVDTSEGPKDAKWIFVLSTTKILYIGSKSKGTFQHSSFLAGGATSAAGRLVVANGILKAVWPHSGHYRPTEANFREFMKYLRKRNVDLTDVKLSPTEGEEDEWLRRSLSQMDLSAVVLLPLLTYGFKLGITGAAISTVASHFSPCPCALLLPLVHPTESGRRDRVC; this is translated from the exons ATGATGATGTACAGGCTGAGCCGCAAGATTGTCGACACGTCCGAGGGGCCCAAGGATGCAAAATGGATCTTTGTGTTGAGCACAACGAAAATTCTGTACATAGGCTCG AAAAGCAAAGGGACATTTCAGCACTCCAGCTTCCTTGCCGGTGGAGCCACATCTGCTGCCGGGAGATTAGTCGTCGCGAACGGGATCCTAAAG GCTGTCTGGCCTCATAGCGGGCACTACCGGCCCACGGAGGCGAACTTCCGGGAGTTCATGAAGTATCTCAGGAAGAGGAACGTCGATCTCACGGATGTGAAG TTGAGCCCAACAGAAGGCGAGGAGGACGAATGGCTGAGGAGGAGCCTCTCCCAGATGGATCTTTCTGCTGTGGTCCTTCTTCCGCTACTTACATATGGTTTTAAGCTTGGTATAACAGGAGCCGCAATTTCTACAGTCGCATCCCA TTTTTCGCCATGTCCATGTGCCCTGTTGCTGCCACTTGTGCATCCAACAGAGTCAGGAAGGCGAGATAGAGTATGTTGA
- the LOC123411446 gene encoding IQ domain-containing protein IQM2-like isoform X3, whose translation MEAAAAMHQKSKGTFQHSSFLAGGATSAAGRLVVANGILKAVWPHSGHYRPTEANFREFMKYLRKRNVDLTDVKLSPTEGEEDEWLRRSLSQMDLSAVVLLPLLTYGFKLGITGAAISTVASHFSPCPCALLLPLVHPTESGRRDRVC comes from the exons ATGGAAGCTGCTGCAGCAATGCATCAG AAAAGCAAAGGGACATTTCAGCACTCCAGCTTCCTTGCCGGTGGAGCCACATCTGCTGCCGGGAGATTAGTCGTCGCGAACGGGATCCTAAAG GCTGTCTGGCCTCATAGCGGGCACTACCGGCCCACGGAGGCGAACTTCCGGGAGTTCATGAAGTATCTCAGGAAGAGGAACGTCGATCTCACGGATGTGAAG TTGAGCCCAACAGAAGGCGAGGAGGACGAATGGCTGAGGAGGAGCCTCTCCCAGATGGATCTTTCTGCTGTGGTCCTTCTTCCGCTACTTACATATGGTTTTAAGCTTGGTATAACAGGAGCCGCAATTTCTACAGTCGCATCCCA TTTTTCGCCATGTCCATGTGCCCTGTTGCTGCCACTTGTGCATCCAACAGAGTCAGGAAGGCGAGATAGAGTATGTTGA
- the LOC123408608 gene encoding uncharacterized protein LOC123408608 has product MALGEKLLVVGNLWDPELDYFWNIIPSSPPPPLCGIDIVAYALHPDGRTIFMSTASATHSVDTSNGSWKELGDWVLPFKGQAYFDDNLDAWVGIHGKEDGYICCCPVASRSRTTRRPPDCRMLNEKLFLRNSEKTWRKKGRHMKATLTYMGYSRFCLVENILRRADGLDSVLHVTLFTLKYDGMGELRNKVHPCTRSYAVSKNTRLFSHAAFWM; this is encoded by the exons ATGGCTCTTGGTGAAAAGCT CCTTGTCGTAGGCAATCTATGGGATCCAGAGTTGGATTACTTTTGGAACATCATACCGTCGTCGCCGCCTCCACCGCTCTGTGGGATTGACATCGTCGCCTATGCTTTGCATCCAGATGGACGCACCATCTTCATGTCCACCGCATCTGCTACCCATTCCGTGGACACCAGCAATGGCTCCTGGAAGGAGCTTGGAGATTGGGTGTTGCCTTTCAAAGGCCAAGCCTACTTCGACGACAACCTGGATGCATGGGTTGGGATTCATGGCAAGGAGGATGGATACATTTGCTGCTGCCCGGTTGCCTCCCGCAGCAGAACCACCAGACGGCCGCCTGACTGCAGGATGCTCAATGAGAAGCTGTTCCTCCGCAACAGTGAGAAGACATGGCGGAAGAAAGGCCGACACATGAAGGCTACTCTTACCTACATGGGCTACAGCAGATTTTGCCTTGTCGAGAACATCTTGCGTCGCGCGGATGGTTTAGACAGCGTCCTCCATGTCACCTTGTTTACCCTCAAGTATGATGGCATGGGCGAGCTTCGGAACAAGGTTCACCCCTGCACTAGGTCCTATGCAGTGTCCAAGAACACCCGCTTGTTCTCTCATGCAGCATTTTGGATGTAA